Proteins encoded within one genomic window of Leptolyngbya sp. SIO1E4:
- a CDS encoding methylglyoxal synthase, with product MSLCVALIAHDSKKDDIVALAKKYRPILARYHLIATNDTGQCIEAATGLTIERLVSGAQGGELQIAARVVSGDVVGVIFLMDSLSSQSYELNYQALLRACNLYDVPLATNVATAELCIQGVAKRREAYLIFNPVAGQGNPDRDLAMIRQILEPQVNLHTIFTQPDIDPVDQAKDVIATLRVLQDEDEPGCIIASGGDGTVSAIAGVTLETGIPLGIIPRGTANAFAVALGLPTDLKQACETIAAGNTRMVDAAYCNDIPMVLLAGVGFEAGMVSNANREFKNRFGTLAYIFSAAQQFFTQEDFNAKIELDGQVLEFRTGAVTVANAAPPTSVMAQGFGEVIPNDGLLEVTIPVSNTLLQDINTSATLLASALVKSQVEYGNLVCLRTHRLKLTTDPPQTLVVDGEILAANPIEFTCIPNGLTVFSPLSTI from the coding sequence CTGTCTCTATGCGTGGCTCTGATCGCCCACGACAGCAAAAAAGACGACATCGTCGCTTTAGCCAAAAAATATCGCCCTATCCTGGCTCGCTATCACCTGATCGCCACCAATGACACCGGACAGTGCATTGAAGCAGCCACCGGACTCACCATTGAACGACTCGTCTCTGGCGCCCAGGGTGGTGAATTGCAAATTGCCGCTCGGGTCGTCTCCGGTGACGTTGTGGGGGTCATTTTCCTGATGGATTCCCTAAGTTCCCAATCCTATGAGCTGAATTACCAGGCTTTGCTGCGAGCCTGCAATCTCTACGATGTCCCTCTCGCTACCAATGTCGCTACGGCTGAGCTATGCATTCAGGGGGTTGCCAAGCGACGAGAAGCCTACTTGATTTTCAATCCAGTCGCTGGCCAGGGCAATCCCGATCGCGACCTAGCCATGATTCGCCAAATCCTGGAACCTCAGGTCAATCTCCACACCATTTTTACTCAGCCTGATATTGATCCGGTGGATCAGGCGAAAGATGTCATTGCCACCCTTCGTGTGCTTCAAGATGAAGACGAACCAGGCTGTATTATTGCTTCCGGGGGTGATGGTACGGTGTCTGCGATCGCGGGTGTCACGCTAGAAACCGGCATTCCGTTAGGGATCATCCCTCGCGGAACGGCCAACGCCTTTGCGGTCGCCTTGGGCTTACCGACTGATCTCAAACAAGCGTGTGAAACCATTGCGGCCGGGAATACCCGCATGGTGGATGCCGCTTACTGTAACGATATCCCCATGGTGCTATTAGCTGGAGTGGGGTTTGAAGCTGGGATGGTGAGTAACGCCAATCGAGAATTTAAGAATCGCTTTGGAACCCTGGCCTATATTTTCTCTGCGGCACAACAGTTTTTTACCCAGGAGGATTTCAACGCCAAAATTGAGCTGGATGGTCAGGTTTTAGAATTCAGGACGGGAGCTGTAACCGTTGCGAATGCGGCTCCTCCAACCTCGGTTATGGCGCAGGGATTTGGTGAAGTCATTCCCAATGATGGTTTGCTAGAAGTGACGATTCCCGTTTCCAACACTCTGCTTCAGGACATCAATACATCAGCGACCCTGTTGGCTTCTGCTTTGGTGAAATCTCAAGTTGAATATGGTAATTTGGTTTGCCTGCGAACCCATCGCCTTAAACTCACCACCGATCCACCTCAGACTTTAGTGGTAGATGGTGAAATCTTGGCAGCCAATCCGATTGAATTCACTTGTATTCCCAATGGTTTGACAGTTTTCTCTCCGCTATCAACGATTTAA
- a CDS encoding HlyD family efflux transporter periplasmic adaptor subunit: MNAENPSNQTPPEPEDPDRAQDVHPAETVQPTQVAEQPLPSETHNPSPKRQKSWWPIIGLAMLVIAGLAGWRVYSGLRAADADEAVETVSAPARLPVRVVRAQKDLAQGWVFDEGTSLPVQIRILDFHTSGDITYVAKSNGIELREGDSVSQGQLLATVDDRRQTSSIQTADADIQVAVNQRDQSEASLLQAQANLEQAESDLALAETELRRHQTLFERGAVSASDRDAFRNRVDQAQAAFKTAQQNIRSAEEGVQSAESSINAAQARRNQVDVDLEDTQLVSPIDGVIAYINIQEGEYWNTQYLNASSPQDVIETAPIVVVDPATYEVELELQADAASGIRPGQRAYVVLEEEVSAAQAGGASRQDLLEIAQERGTQGSVFAVSPSQTPGGRSTKVAIRNFQQVRNLKVGARVYVWIETVANQDAIVLPLEAVLSREQNFYAFVVNETDGTVQRRQVTRGVEGLSGVEVLSGVEPNELVVIEGQNRLVEGTPVEIVNREQVQ; encoded by the coding sequence ATGAATGCTGAAAATCCTAGTAACCAAACTCCTCCAGAGCCTGAAGATCCAGATCGGGCTCAAGACGTTCACCCTGCAGAGACGGTTCAGCCGACTCAGGTAGCTGAACAGCCCTTGCCTTCGGAAACTCACAATCCTTCGCCCAAACGACAGAAATCCTGGTGGCCCATCATCGGTTTGGCCATGCTAGTCATCGCGGGGCTGGCAGGCTGGCGAGTCTACAGCGGGCTGAGGGCCGCTGATGCTGATGAAGCCGTCGAAACCGTGAGTGCTCCGGCGCGTTTGCCGGTTCGGGTGGTGCGGGCGCAAAAAGATCTGGCTCAGGGGTGGGTCTTTGACGAAGGCACCTCACTGCCGGTGCAAATCAGGATTCTGGACTTTCATACCAGTGGCGACATCACCTATGTAGCCAAAAGCAACGGCATTGAGCTGCGGGAAGGCGATTCTGTCTCTCAAGGGCAGCTGCTAGCAACCGTGGATGACCGCCGCCAAACCTCCAGCATCCAAACGGCCGATGCCGATATTCAGGTGGCCGTGAACCAGCGGGATCAATCGGAAGCATCGCTGCTACAGGCCCAGGCCAATCTAGAACAAGCGGAATCGGATCTGGCGTTAGCGGAAACGGAACTCCGCCGACATCAAACCCTGTTTGAACGAGGAGCGGTATCAGCGAGCGATCGCGATGCCTTTCGCAACCGGGTAGATCAGGCTCAAGCGGCATTTAAGACGGCTCAGCAGAATATTCGTTCCGCCGAAGAGGGGGTGCAGTCCGCCGAGTCATCGATTAATGCTGCCCAGGCCCGACGCAACCAGGTGGATGTTGACCTGGAAGATACGCAACTGGTGTCCCCCATTGATGGCGTGATTGCCTACATCAATATTCAGGAAGGCGAATACTGGAACACCCAATACCTGAATGCCAGCAGCCCTCAAGATGTGATTGAAACCGCGCCCATCGTGGTGGTTGACCCTGCGACCTATGAGGTGGAACTGGAACTCCAGGCCGATGCAGCCAGTGGAATTCGCCCCGGCCAGCGCGCCTATGTGGTGTTGGAAGAGGAGGTCAGTGCCGCTCAGGCGGGTGGGGCCAGCCGCCAAGACCTGCTAGAAATTGCCCAAGAGCGGGGGACGCAGGGTAGCGTCTTTGCCGTCAGCCCCTCGCAAACGCCGGGGGGACGCAGCACCAAAGTGGCTATTCGCAATTTTCAACAGGTGCGCAACCTGAAAGTCGGCGCCCGAGTTTATGTCTGGATTGAAACGGTGGCCAATCAGGATGCGATTGTGCTGCCGCTCGAAGCTGTATTGTCTCGGGAGCAGAACTTTTATGCATTTGTCGTCAACGAGACGGACGGCACTGTGCAACGGCGGCAGGTCACCCGAGGTGTGGAAGGCTTGTCTGGCGTCGAAGTCCTTTCGGGTGTAGAGCCTAATGAACTCGTGGTGATTGAAGGCCAAAACCGCCTGGTGGAGGGTACCCCCGTTGAAATCGTGAATCGGGAGCAAGTGCAATGA
- a CDS encoding efflux RND transporter permease subunit, giving the protein MEFFFTRQIFAILLCFLLFMGGLMGYFSMVKEGDPDIKIARAFITTTWPGTDAETIENQVTDKIEEEIKSLQGLDDFTSATFNSFSLINVAFKAESPVAESIQQLRGKVDDAEPEMPAESTGREQPEFEQLSQQDAPVLTLALTGEGLDINLLSQVAEDLQERLESVQNVREVDLSGRREEVVHVQMVPSRLTTLGIAATQVSSAIQDSNLDTSWDLVRDDEIGAQMRLYGRFRTIEDLRSLPVARLSDNRIVRLDEVADVYQGLEREESRASLSWQGEEFTPTVTLDVVKVAGSDTIQVVNDALAAMESARENPELWPYGMDYEVLNSDAEMIQDELNDLGSNVFQASLCVFAILFVALTWREALIAGLAIPLTFAGAIFILWVMGYTLNTMVMIGMILALGLLVDVFILMLEGMHDGLFNQNLSFAQTAIKTVKTYAAPAFAGQLTTILAMAPLMAISGIMGKFVRLIPISAITCLVLSYIVALLAVVPLSKLLLGNMQGKTNAKTFVDRLTEEVSAKFTQWSLRVTLANRHVARLWTLGTIALFVCAIVLFTNLPSSLFPDAEGRKLSINVELPPAATLERSQEVADRIGEIVRTYSDPDGKPIFESVVELVGQRSGLVASSELKPGNADYFVGLSAIFVKRHDRTRDSFEYIPELRQELNDTVVRDYPGAILAIQFERTGGSEDPIQVELYGDDLQALREISGQVQQALRDIPGTMDVRDDLGNLREDFKLVPKREALDFYGISQEDLGGQGRYLMIDNDIGDFALGSGEEDLEIRLSTQWPSQQGAIGGPSELDEFATIRFITPEGEALPPEALLEPLEGAVPLSITHRDTQRSVTVLAKVIPGQNYYDSAILAELNPVLEAMQQEWPRGYTYRFGGDADTSSETFGSAGQMLVVAIFLVFAVLVLQFGSYTQPVIIILTIPFALIGTFFGYFVLNLPFSFPSAIGVISLTGIVVNNAIVMIDTMNERRRQGFDVRHAAAMGASDRLRPILTTSITTVIGLIPLALSDAKWFPLCMAIIFGLMSATLIALLVVPGLYLQLTPKGK; this is encoded by the coding sequence ATGGAATTCTTCTTTACCCGTCAGATCTTTGCAATCCTCCTATGCTTCCTGCTATTCATGGGGGGCCTGATGGGGTACTTCTCCATGGTGAAAGAGGGGGATCCTGACATTAAGATTGCGCGCGCCTTCATCACCACGACCTGGCCCGGAACCGATGCGGAAACGATTGAGAATCAAGTCACGGACAAAATCGAGGAAGAAATCAAAAGTCTCCAGGGACTGGACGACTTTACCAGTGCCACATTCAATTCTTTCTCCCTCATCAATGTGGCCTTTAAGGCCGAGTCGCCGGTAGCGGAGTCAATCCAGCAACTGCGGGGCAAAGTCGATGACGCTGAACCCGAGATGCCCGCCGAATCGACGGGTCGTGAACAACCGGAATTTGAACAGCTATCTCAGCAGGATGCGCCGGTGCTCACCCTGGCGTTGACCGGAGAGGGGCTCGATATCAACCTGCTCAGTCAGGTCGCCGAAGATTTGCAGGAACGGCTTGAGTCTGTCCAAAACGTGCGCGAAGTGGACTTGTCAGGTCGGCGCGAAGAGGTGGTGCATGTCCAGATGGTGCCGAGTCGCTTGACCACGTTAGGCATTGCCGCGACCCAGGTGAGTAGCGCCATTCAAGACAGTAACCTCGATACCTCCTGGGATTTGGTGCGCGATGATGAAATCGGGGCTCAGATGCGCTTGTATGGCCGCTTTCGCACGATTGAAGACTTAAGGAGCCTGCCCGTTGCCCGCCTAAGTGACAACCGGATTGTCCGCCTGGATGAGGTGGCCGATGTGTATCAGGGCTTGGAACGGGAGGAGAGTCGGGCCTCGCTGAGTTGGCAAGGTGAGGAATTTACGCCCACGGTCACGCTAGATGTGGTGAAAGTGGCGGGAAGCGACACCATTCAGGTGGTGAACGACGCGCTAGCGGCCATGGAGTCCGCCCGTGAGAATCCCGAACTTTGGCCCTACGGGATGGACTATGAAGTCCTCAACAGTGATGCCGAGATGATTCAGGATGAGCTGAACGACCTTGGCAGCAATGTTTTCCAGGCATCGCTGTGTGTCTTTGCGATTCTGTTTGTGGCGCTCACCTGGCGTGAGGCGTTGATTGCGGGGCTGGCCATCCCACTGACGTTTGCGGGGGCCATTTTCATCCTCTGGGTCATGGGCTACACCCTTAACACCATGGTCATGATTGGCATGATTCTGGCGTTGGGGCTGCTGGTAGACGTCTTTATTTTGATGCTGGAAGGCATGCATGATGGCCTATTTAACCAGAATCTGTCCTTTGCACAGACCGCCATCAAAACAGTCAAGACCTATGCCGCCCCTGCCTTTGCGGGACAATTGACGACGATTCTGGCGATGGCGCCGCTGATGGCGATTTCAGGCATCATGGGCAAGTTTGTCCGCCTGATTCCCATTAGTGCCATTACCTGCCTGGTGCTGAGCTACATTGTGGCGCTGCTAGCTGTCGTGCCGCTCTCCAAGTTGCTCCTGGGTAATATGCAGGGCAAAACCAACGCCAAAACCTTTGTGGATCGCCTGACGGAGGAAGTTTCAGCTAAATTCACCCAGTGGAGTTTACGGGTAACTTTGGCTAACCGTCATGTCGCCCGGCTGTGGACATTAGGCACGATCGCCCTGTTTGTGTGCGCCATTGTTTTGTTCACAAATCTACCGTCTTCGCTATTCCCCGATGCGGAAGGCCGAAAACTCAGCATCAATGTGGAGTTGCCGCCTGCCGCCACTCTGGAGCGCTCCCAGGAAGTCGCTGACCGCATCGGAGAAATTGTCCGCACCTACAGCGACCCGGATGGAAAACCCATCTTTGAAAGCGTGGTGGAACTGGTGGGTCAGCGCAGTGGATTAGTCGCTTCCAGCGAACTCAAACCCGGGAATGCCGATTATTTTGTGGGACTGTCGGCTATTTTCGTCAAGCGTCATGACAGGACTAGGGACTCCTTTGAATACATTCCTGAGCTACGCCAGGAACTGAATGACACTGTTGTGCGGGATTATCCGGGGGCGATCTTAGCCATTCAATTTGAGCGCACTGGGGGCAGTGAGGATCCGATTCAGGTGGAGCTGTACGGGGATGACTTGCAAGCCCTGCGGGAGATTTCCGGCCAGGTGCAGCAGGCGTTACGGGATATCCCCGGCACGATGGATGTGCGTGATGACCTGGGCAATCTCCGCGAAGATTTCAAACTTGTCCCCAAACGCGAAGCCCTTGATTTCTATGGCATTAGCCAGGAAGACCTGGGGGGACAGGGCCGTTACCTCATGATTGATAACGACATTGGTGATTTCGCTCTCGGGAGCGGTGAGGAAGATTTAGAAATTCGCCTCAGCACGCAATGGCCTTCCCAGCAGGGGGCGATTGGGGGCCCATCGGAACTCGATGAGTTTGCCACAATCCGGTTTATTACGCCTGAAGGTGAGGCCCTCCCCCCTGAAGCCTTGTTGGAGCCGCTAGAAGGCGCGGTTCCCCTTTCCATTACACACCGCGATACGCAGCGCAGCGTCACGGTGCTGGCCAAAGTCATCCCAGGGCAGAACTATTATGACAGCGCTATTTTGGCTGAACTCAATCCTGTATTGGAGGCGATGCAGCAGGAGTGGCCCCGGGGGTATACCTACCGATTTGGCGGGGATGCCGATACCAGTAGTGAAACCTTTGGTTCGGCAGGGCAAATGCTTGTGGTGGCGATCTTTCTGGTGTTTGCCGTGCTCGTGCTGCAGTTTGGCTCTTACACCCAGCCCGTCATCATTATTCTGACCATTCCCTTTGCCCTCATCGGTACGTTTTTCGGCTACTTCGTCCTCAATCTGCCCTTCTCGTTCCCCTCTGCCATTGGGGTGATTTCGCTAACCGGCATTGTGGTCAACAACGCGATTGTCATGATTGACACCATGAATGAACGCCGCCGCCAAGGATTCGATGTGCGTCATGCCGCTGCCATGGGGGCCAGCGATCGCCTCCGTCCGATTCTGACCACCTCCATCACCACGGTGATCGGTCTGATTCCCCTGGCCCTGAGCGATGCCAAGTGGTTCCCGCTGTGTATGGCCATTATTTTCGGGCTGATGTCAGCAACGTTGATTGCGCTGTTGGTGGTGCCGGGGTTGTATTTGCAACTTACGCCTAAAGGGAAATAG
- a CDS encoding cation:proton antiporter, whose protein sequence is MILSTLISASTLLASTGGAEGEAYAKTLALAVTLTTIAIFVAAQILGEIAVRVGLPAVLGELIAGFVIGVSGINLLVLGNGGQVADWAVALIQLISSGDSETIRDIFAGPVKILINDYAEIGVGVLLFKIGLEADLKELIKVGPQAASVAVAGVVLPFVAGFWGLSSLFHLETIPAIFAAAALTATSIGITSRIMQDMGVLNTKEGQIILGAAVLDDILGIAILAVAVGIAEHGTVEVANVLSIIVSATLFVLGAIALNKFFGPRYVNFLDKLSNPYSVLVGAIVFLSLMATIAQAIGLEAILGCFAAGIVLGDTKATHALEKACDPLVALFATIFFVSIGAKTDLTVLNLANPESRVGLVIALFLTVVAIAGKLAAGYFVFTKDDINRLAIGTGMIPRGEVGLVFAGLGAATGAVSGSVNVAIVLMVIATTFVAPPMLRSVFANQRQQPEINP, encoded by the coding sequence ATGATTCTCTCAACACTCATTTCCGCCTCTACGCTCCTGGCCTCAACCGGGGGGGCTGAAGGTGAAGCCTATGCCAAGACACTGGCCTTGGCGGTGACGCTGACAACCATTGCGATCTTTGTAGCCGCTCAAATTTTGGGTGAAATCGCCGTTCGGGTTGGCCTGCCAGCCGTGCTGGGTGAACTGATTGCGGGGTTCGTGATTGGCGTTTCAGGCATCAATCTGCTGGTATTGGGCAATGGTGGTCAGGTGGCGGATTGGGCGGTGGCGCTCATTCAACTGATTTCCAGCGGCGACAGTGAGACTATCCGCGACATTTTTGCGGGACCGGTGAAGATTTTAATCAACGATTATGCCGAAATTGGCGTCGGGGTGCTGTTATTCAAAATTGGCCTGGAGGCCGATTTGAAGGAACTCATTAAGGTGGGGCCACAGGCGGCATCGGTAGCGGTGGCGGGTGTGGTGCTTCCTTTTGTGGCCGGTTTCTGGGGCTTATCTTCTCTCTTTCACCTGGAGACTATCCCGGCGATATTTGCCGCGGCGGCGCTGACCGCCACCAGCATTGGGATTACCTCACGCATCATGCAAGATATGGGGGTGTTGAATACGAAAGAAGGCCAAATCATCCTAGGGGCTGCGGTTCTGGATGACATCTTGGGCATTGCGATTCTGGCGGTAGCGGTGGGGATTGCCGAGCACGGCACGGTTGAGGTCGCCAATGTCTTGAGCATCATCGTCAGTGCCACCCTGTTTGTGTTGGGTGCGATCGCGCTCAACAAATTCTTTGGCCCACGTTATGTCAACTTCCTCGATAAACTCAGCAATCCTTACAGCGTCCTCGTTGGAGCCATTGTGTTTTTATCCCTGATGGCAACCATTGCTCAGGCGATTGGTTTGGAGGCCATTCTCGGTTGCTTTGCCGCCGGGATTGTCCTCGGGGATACCAAAGCCACTCATGCGTTGGAGAAAGCCTGCGACCCGCTTGTGGCTCTATTCGCGACCATATTTTTTGTCTCCATCGGGGCCAAAACCGATCTGACCGTGCTGAATCTGGCCAACCCTGAGAGTCGCGTCGGCTTGGTGATTGCGCTGTTCCTGACCGTGGTGGCGATCGCAGGCAAGCTAGCCGCTGGCTATTTTGTGTTTACCAAAGACGACATTAATCGACTAGCCATTGGCACTGGCATGATTCCCCGAGGTGAAGTGGGGCTAGTGTTTGCGGGCTTAGGAGCCGCCACTGGAGCCGTGTCGGGATCGGTGAATGTAGCCATTGTGCTCATGGTGATAGCAACCACCTTCGTCGCCCCGCCGATGCTGCGCTCAGTATTTGCCAATCAGCGTCAGCAACCAGAAATTAACCCATAG